In Oncorhynchus gorbuscha isolate QuinsamMale2020 ecotype Even-year linkage group LG26, OgorEven_v1.0, whole genome shotgun sequence, the DNA window taaatgatgggttatgaactaacaggtataaatgatgggttatgaattaacaggtataaatgatgggttatgaattaacaggtataaatgatgggttatgaattaacaggtataaatgatgggttatgaattaacaggtataaatgatgggttatgaattaataggtataaatgatgggttatgaattaacaggtataaatgatgggttatgaattaacaggtataaatgatgggttatgaattaacaggtataaatgatgggttatgaattaacaggtataaatgatgggttatgaatgaactaacaggtataaatgatgggttataacAGGTAtaatgaattaacaggtataaatgatgggttatgaattaacaggtataaatgatgggttatgaattaacaggtataaatgatgggttatgaattaacaggtataaatgatgggttatgaattaacaggtataaatgatgggtttgaattaacaggtataaatgatgggtttaacaggtataaatgatgggttatgaattaacaggtataaatgatgggttatgaattaacaggtataaatgatgggttatgaattaacaggtataaatgatgggttatgaattaacaggtataaatgatgggttatgaataaatgatgggttatgaattaacaggtataaatgatgggttatgaattaacaggtataaatgatgggttatgaattaacaggtataaatgatgtgttatgaattaacaggtataaatgatgtgttatgaattaacaggtataaatgatgggttatgaactaacaggtataaatgatgggttatgaattaacaggtataaatgatgggttatgaactaacaggtataaatgatgggttatgaattaacaggtataaatgatgggttatgaattaacaggtatagcTTTAGTGCAAACCCACAGCCCCGAATATTTAGCTGCCAGGACAGATTCAAAAAGAGATGTGAATAAGTGAATCCCTCCTAATAGATATTTCTGAAGGCTACTGGACATAGGTGATTGGGAAGCGACTGTACACAAGTTATTTGTGTTTTAAACAGGGGGGACaacgttttttatttatttattttttaaatattttttaggTATGATGGACAACTGCCACAACGGGTGACTTGGATGCATTAGGGACTCTGAACGACATCGGAGGAACCGATGAAACAGACAGTATTATGTATTTTTGTATGAAAGGTTTTCCAAAAACTCCAAGAACAGATAATTTAAACGTCCTGACAACTCCGCCGGGAACCTCAACCCACTCGCTACACATTCCATGCCCCAACAACCAACGCACAACTGTGGACCAAGTGCATTGCGCAGAATCACCGTAGGTATTAATTCTTGGCATTTACATGTATGTTTTTAAAAATGAAGACTATTATACAATGAAACAATGTTTTTTTAATTcacaatgtttgtaaacaatcatttctgccctcttgGGGTCTACTTGACCCGCTTATTGATTAGAAAGTATGATTAGAAACCAAGGCTGTGGAATATATTCTCTCTCACAGGCTATGAAAAAGACAAAAGCTAGGACATTGtgttatgcacgtgagtgaggacccaaaagcgatttaacaaatacagagtcctttaatgtcaaaacacagggaagacatagatcctcttcagatgtatataatggcaaaatagacaacccgcagagagggcgacaaatgaatcataaagtccttctgataattacagaagagtccccttcttagcagcagaggagaatagctgggttagcggcgacagactgctggtctctctgggtaggcgcgggtcgtagaggacagaggtacctgatcacacatagcatcagatgaacaggcagattccgacaggacgggacaagggtgaagcaaacgagacgatagtttggttctggcatgagaaactcaaacgagaatctgacaaagacagaagcaggaacagagagagaaatagagacctaatcagagggaaaaagggaacaggtgggaaaagggtgaacgaggtagttagagaagatgaggaacagctgggggaaggagaggaagagaaggtaacctaatacgaccagcagagggagacggagtgaagagaaagaacaggaacaagacataatatgacaatacatgacacattGACTCCTGAGTGTTGAACTTATGCCCACTCTACAACAACCCAGGTTGTTATACGCTCCTGAGGATCATCTACGAAAGTTGGAACATCTACAACTATTGAAGATGCAAAAAGGGGTTTTCAGAAATACATTTGGTTTGCAGATATGTATTATTATAAAAATAATATAACATTATTATCATAATTTAAAACACTTTAAAGGAGCTCTAATTCAAACATGCAaggatatatatacatatatgataTGATTACCCACTTTAAAACTGTTGCTGCAATATCACTTCTCACTGTGTGTACATTTCAAGCTTTCAACAACAATAAACCAACCAGCTCAATAATGTTTCTCAGACTTACACACTGTTGAGTTTTCCTAGTTAGTAAAGAAACAACCACTAAGCCAAAACACAAAAAGTTGTCATATAATCTGTATACAAGTCATTCTATACGGAAAACAGGTACATTTTGATTGATCAAGAATTCCCAATAGGTttgtgtcatgccctgaccatagattGCTATTTATGTTTATAGGTTTTGTTTGGTatgggtgtgatctgagtgggcattctatgctgTATGTCTCGTTTGTctttttctgtgtttggcctgatatggttttcaatcagaggccggtgttagtcgttgtctctgatgggtaccatatttaggtagcctgtgttgtCATTGTTgtgtgattgtctatgttaggtgcttgtgtcagcacatttGGTATATAGCGTCACGGTCGTTGTTCATTTATTGGCTTGTTCAGTTTACTTTGTGTTTTTGTCATCCATTAAAACGATGCATTCACACCACGCAGcgctttggtccgcttcttaTTGCCCATGACGCTCGTGACAGCTTGACCTGATCCTCAACCCTATTACGACAGCATATAATGCACAGTCATATGCAAAACCATAAAACACTGACAAGAAAACAATGAAAACCTTAACACGACTACACGCATTGCCATTATTTGAGTTAACAGCCACCCATGGTAGAATTTGGTACTTTTTTCTTTGTACATGCACCAAGCCTCCAAGGGGGATGACAACCGTATTCACAATGAGAAATATAGTCTAATAAAACAAATGTCTGCATAATCAAAGACATGAAAACTGTATCCAACAATGTATATCGATCTGTTTTAAACGTGGATATTGTCAGTAAGGTCACGGAGACTAACAATAGACAATAGTTATTGTGGGAGGTTTAGGGTTAAAATATATGGGAAGGATCAGGAATGTTAGAGATTTGGTCACTGGGGCGATTTTGAAAGAGGGAGATTAGAACCATAAAGTAATAGGGTGGTAAGAGATCCTAAAGGTAATTTCATATTTCGGTTTAGGTGTTATTAACTTTATGGAAAACAATATTTACACTATGTGGATTATAAACATGTACGTACATAGAGAGCCAACACATCAAGATCTAACAGGGATGAGTGGGGATTCATAGTACAACAGGAGGCTTCTGTAACCTGCAATACGTGTTAAATATGTTTTACATACATCCATGACTGAATGGTTTCACAAACTCCCTTTAAAGGTTTTGTAAGAACGTTGTAACAGGCCTCATTCACCAGtctagagatgaacctagagacaCCAAAAACATCAACGTttagagcagcttggagattattaCCCATGTAAGGGGGGAGCAAAGAGCTGATTTACCTCTACGGTCAAATGCATCTATAGTTTTTAATGAAGTGGTCGCTGCATTCATTTAGATTATTTCAACATAGTCTAGAACCAGTAAGAACATAGATTGAATGATCTGCTTTGTGCTATTGAGCAAGAGGCCTGACCCATTTCTATGTAAGAAGCCACACTTTTTATATTCAGCTTCTGAATTAACTAACTCATAAATATGTTTTTAAGTCAGCTTAACGTATATACTAGTACAACATACTAGGTACATACACTTCAATCATTAGAATACTTTGCATAATGTAGTTCAGCAGGGCGGGCGATAGAGTACACAACTGTATCAACGGCTTTGAATTTCTGACAAAATAATATTATCAATGTATACAATATATTTGTTTATTAGACCTACCAACATAGAACACAATAGTGTATATCATGGTTAACTCCCGTTTTCATGGTTAATTGATAGGTGTTCCATTCTGTGGACTATGAATCCAAAATACATTGCACAACATATACATTTAGATTATAAAAGAGTTGTAAAAACTATGTATATGTTGTGCAaagtattaaaaaaaaaatgttgtccCCCCTGTTTAAAACACAAATAACTCGTGTACAATCGCTTCCCAATCACCTATGTCCAGTAGCCTTCAGAAATATCTATTAGGAGGGATTCACTTATTCACATCTCTTTTTTAATCTGTCCTGGCAGCTAAATATTCGGGCCTGTGTGTTTGCGCTAAAGctgtggtaacatagtgttaaaGTATTTGCTCCACGTTCTGTCCCTAACTATCGAAAGTACGGAATGAGTTTCGGGAGATATCCTGTATGCAACACCTTGTATATTTGGTTTAGAGAACAATGGCGGTGAATTCAAACAACAGGAGGGGATGTCGAGACATTCTGTTTGTACAGAGTTGGTTAAATCCGCTCTTTTGCTCCCCACTTACATGGGtaataatctccaagctgctctaaGCGGTGATGTTTTTGGtgtctctaggttcatctctagaCTGTTGAATGAGGCCTGTtacaactttctgacaaaaccTTTAAAGGTAGTTTGTGAAACCATTCAGTCGTGGATGTATGTAAAACATACTTAACACGTATTGCAGGTTACAGAAGCCTCCTGTTGTACTATGAATCCCCACTCATCCCTGTTAGATCTTGATGTGTTGGTTCTCTATGTATGTACGTGTTTATAATCCACATAGTGTGAATATTGTTTTCCACAAAGTTAATAACCCCCCTAAACCGAAATATGAAATTACCTCTTCCCCTATTGTTAAAGCGtgagatacatttttaaaaccagTGATTTAATTCAAAATATTTAGTACCTAAATTTTAACACGTTATAATTCCAAAATGTTTACTATTTCTTACAGATAAAGGGTCCGGTTAGCCCTGACCATTATTCGTTTCGAATTCACCAACTCAAAGACGCTTGCCCGCTCCATCATAACTCCGTAAGTTTTCCCTCCCTGTGTAGATCAAACGTCCTGCCTGTAAATCCTGGGTATGCCCACATCATTAATGAATAAGATGTGTAGAAAACTGTTTAGCCATAGTTAAAGGCCTTTCATAAAGAGACTGTCATGATTGCCTGTGCCACATGTTTACCACGTATTGCTTGTTACAGAATACTACTGTTGTACATTTAATATCCACTAGCAGATTTCGTCGCATTTGCACAaattctgtcatgttactgtggtCTTTTTAAATGTCAATAAATATGTGTGGAAAGTGTACATGTTTGTTTCACTGTAGATTTGTTTAAGCCCTCCTAGAAACACCTCATTTCATCCCACAGCATTAATTAATAAActgtgtagaagctgtttagccATAAGTAAAGGCCTTTCATAAAGCGGCTGTCATGATAAACCTGAAACTGAAATTACCTTTAGGATCTTTTCTTTGGGGTTCTAATCTCCCCAGGTGTACATGCACTGAAATCCTTAGGCTGGAGCCATCTGGAAACTCTGTGCCTGGACATATAAAGATAACTAAATAGGAAACTAGGATGAGAAACGTTATTCAGATGGCTGTTTAATTGTTGTTTAAAGCCTGAAATGGACACAATGCCAAGGGACCttgtttctaacacacacacacacacacacacacacacacacacacacacacacacacacacacacacacacacacacacacacacacacacacacacacacacacacacacacacacacacacacacacacacacacacacacacacacacacacacacacacacacattcctgcttcatagatAACAACCATAAGGACAATAAAACTGGGGGTGGGGGCCATACACGTTAAAAAGTTCAAACACTTAACCCCCCCCAGTTCAACCAGGCCCCTAGACATCAATCACCAGGACTACTTCAAAGGATGCCATATagatataaaataacacacacactctaacacgtGACCACAGGAACAGGCCCATATTTGGACATGCACACGTCATCATGACGCAGGGTCATAAATCAATTACTTTGACGCGTGCCGTCTACTTTAATCTCTCTAACAAGAAGGCCCACACACTGTTTACAAAAGCTTTGTTAAATcggcacaacagttttcagctgtgctaacataattgcaaaatagttttctACTGATCAATTAACCTATTAAAATGATGGAATAACTAACACAacggaacacaggagtgatggttgctgataatgggcctctgtatgcctatgtagatattccataaaagatctgccatttccagctacaatagtcatttacaacattaacaatgtctacactgtatttctgatcaatttgatgttattttaatggacagtttttaaaattttctttcaaaaacaaggacacttCTTACTGACTCCAAACTTTTGTTACAcaatgtaggagcagtatagacctagtctttTCATTATATATATCTACATGATGTATGtattgcctggttcaccaactacttctctgatagagttcagtgtgtcaaataatTATTTGGACACTCTGTTAAACaaccctccagacaagcttcaatgccatacaactcttcttccgtagcctccaactgctcttaaatacaagtaaaactaaatgcatgctcttcaaccgatcggtgcctgcacctgcccgcccgtccagcatcacgactctggacggctctgacttagaatatgtggacaactacaaatacctaggtgtctagttagactataaactctccttccagactcattgtaaaactgaccatcctgctGATCCTCAACTATTTACAAAatagttttgtcaccaaagccccatatactacccactactgcgacctgtcgctctcgttggctggccctcgcttcatactcgttgccaaacccactggctccaggtcatctacaagaacctgctaggtaaagtccccccttatctcagctcgctgggcaccatagcagcacccacctgtagcatgcgctccagcaggtatatctctctggtcacccccaaaaccaattctctccttccagttctctgctgccaatgactggcaAAAACtataaaaatctctgaaactagaaacactgttctccctcactagctttaagcaccagctgtcagagcagctcacagattactgcacctgtacatagcccatctataatttagcccaaacaactacccctaccgtacttatttatttatttattttgctccccattatttttatttctactttgcacattcttccactgcaaatctaccattccagtgttttacttgctatattgtatttactttgccaccatggcctttttttaacctttacctcccttatctcacctcatttgctcacatcgtatttagacttatttttctactgtattattgactgtatgtttgttttactccatgatgtatgtgtcgaactgctttgctttatcttggccaggtcgcaattgtaaatgagatcttgttctcaacttgccgacctggttaaataaatttgaaataaatcaaattaaaaaaatgtatatagatccgacatgatgtattgttacaccatgtaggagcagtatagacctagtctgttcattatatgcatctacatgatgtattgttacaccatgtaggagcagtatagacctagtctgttcattatatacatctacatgatgtattgttacaccacgtaggagcagtatagacctagtctgttcattatatacatctacatgatgtattgttacaccacgtaggagcagtatagacctagtctgttcattatatacatctacatgatgtattgttacaccatgtaggagcagtatagactgACAGAAGCTGGCTACTTATTTAGATTTAGTTTGACTTAATGAAACTGCCTTAAATCTGATgtagtaaatatttttttattcacaCTGATCAATCAGCACATTCAGGTCTTTCTATGTCTCAATATAAAAGTATtatttaatttaatccatttaaaataatctttgtctgaaaataaaatatgatCCTCAACTGCGTTTCCCCTCCAGTCAGCAGACGGCGATGTGCTTCTTTCAGGCGACGCTGCCggcgtgacgtataatctagtggacggttcTTCAGAAACAGCTCGTCAACCACCTCGGTAGCTTGCTAGCCAACATAGCCGAAAGATTCAATCTATTTATACGCTTTCGGTGTATATTAGCTGCTGTGTTTTAGACACACATCTGTCGTATCTACTTGTTAACCTATTTAATGTCATATTACGTTATTTTGTATTAGTCAGCTATAGAAGctggctggttaagttagcacTAGCCTAGTCGCtaatggtagctagctaacatccccgaACATGAGCTCCCTAAACTACTCCAATCATGTTAAAGAAGgggaggtctgctggacggaggaagaagctctggggctgaacattgttgtgaaagaggagaaggaagaggaggatgttacagtaaaacaACAAGTGGAGggtgaggctgttacagtgaaagaagaagagaaagacgtttcagtgaaagaagaggaagagaaagaggaggaagacgcgttcagagtgaaagaggagggggatgttacagtaaaagaagaggaagagggggatgcagtttttggagtgaaagaggaaggCGAGATTACTGTCACATTGGAAGATGAAGAGTTGGAGATTggagatctgattaacaccagtaagtaCCGCCTTAAATGTGTTTTTTCACTTTGGATATTCGGAGTTGGCTCGTCAATACCTCTTCAACGGAGGGCCCTGAGATGATGACTGATATGTCTAGAGTCAGACAACGTAGAGAGCAAGCCACCCCTTGTTTTCTCCTTTCCGTTTCCAAAAAGTGacttaacatatatatatatttgagaagGGTCTATCTGCTGGGGAGCGCGGCATGTAGTGATTTTCGTGTAGTGATGATTTACTACACACCGTGCCCCCCCAATTGTGCCATGTAAGAGTTGGGTTGGCTACACCAAAGattatggatatactgacaagatGATTCTCTGCCCTAACAAGGGGAGTCTTTGTCTTCAAAGTGGCCATGCGGGTTGTCTAGATCCCACCtatcctttctttggattggtggatacatcgTCTTATTGTAATCTATTGTTTATATTATATGAGGTTTGTTGACGTCAAccgcctgtattcaatggagagagatgctaAGCTACTAGCATGAATATGCATAGCGATCTGGAGACAACTCCTATAGTGTTTTTATCAAAGTTGTCGATATGTCACGTgtccatgtaacagtataactttagaccgtcccctcgcccgaaccacatcaacaactgacacccacgaagcatcctcacccatcgctccacaaaagccgcggcccttgcagagcaaggggaactattacttcaaggtctcagagcaagtgacgtcatcgattgaaacgctatttagcgcgcaccgctaaccaagctagccgtttcacatccgttacactcacccccccttttgaccttcctccttttccgcagcaaccagtgatccgggtcaacagcatcaatgtaacagtataactttaaaccgtcccctcgccccgggcgcgaaccagggaccctctgcacacatcaactgacacccacgaagcatcgttacccatcgctccacaaaagccgctactactacttcaaggtcttagAGCAAgagacgtcaccgattgaaacgcaatttagtgcgcaccaccgctaactaagcttgccgtttcacatccgttacactggcatgacctagagagatacaacctactgtaacctactggcatgacctagagatacaacctactgttacctactggaatgacctagagagatgtaacctactggcatgacctagagagttggTATGCACGCATTTCTAAACTTTTTTCTCacttttatggggtattgtcggACGATtgctttatatttttttaaatggaacatttttctatttaatctattttagaataaggctgtaacgtaacaaaatgtgtaaaaagggaaagggtctgaatgcatgtatgttgtatgttctaGGGCTGtcccagattttttttttaaatagtatttTCTTTCTACCAATTGATTAGTTATGATGTGTATTTTTGTGTGTAATTTTTTCATATAGACACACCTCATATAGACACACATGTTTAATAACATCAACTGTATATGCAGAACTTCAACTGAACAGATGCTTCAAgcgtttgattaaataattaagacacacagaTGACTTGAGGAAGCCAGAGATCAATTTAACCAGAAGAAAATAACCAATTCCCGACCTGCTGCTGGCCTTCGTAAATTCTGACGTTATGCTCGTGAAGTTTCCAGTAAAATCGGCAAACTTTTTCCATTTCCATTTGGAGAgccaatttatcttaccatttctaccaatctgcgtgccagttatgaaTGAGTTACAACACCTATTTGGCCCCGCCACTTCCTGGGTTGGTGAAGAGCGGTATTAAATTGAAATCTCACGCTCATCACCTATCACCTGTGGAAGGCGGGGCTTCCAGTGAGGCATGAATTTAATAGTATGTTGTACCtagtttccctccttcagggaacagtagttatagtcataacaTTACGCTTGTCATATGATGAAGTTGAACTTAAATACTGGATCTTGCTGTCGGACAGTTTTTTGTATTCAGATCTCTGAAATGCTCTCAGAAATCCTAAATCATTTCAGAGTTTGCTAAATCCAATGGTTCTAACCGAGAGTCACCTTAACTTTATTGACaaaagttatgggtcctacagtaggtctatgttgttgttaggtgaagttatgggtcaagcagtttttctatgttgttgttatgtgaagttatgggtcctacagtaggtctatggtatTTGTATAACTAGTGGTTTCTGTAGGACCCTTAACTTCAtctatgttattgttattgtattcACACCAATAATAAttttcaatactttgtagaatcaccttttgtaaatgacatcgcctaagtcaaggatcggtaggacagtcagttttacgagggtatgtttggcataAACCCAGCATTTGTGAGAAACTGGTTGAAATGAAGGCCAGCTACGATAGTCAGAACATCTATTTACGAGAGCGCGCTAGCCTGTTCATTTTATACTGGCttctcacgcacacacattcacacaaacatactcacacacgcacacacaaacatactcacaAACATTCACACTAACATTAGCACAACATGTCCTGCTACCCAGCCGACAAAGATGAAGGGATTCCGGGAGACTTACTCCCCATCCTGCCTCAAGATAGGGAGACGCTGGGAAGTACTCTCAGGTGCCCCAGCCAAGGTCGGTGCTGAATCTTTCTCAGACagtctgtctgttaaataaataaGGTTTATAGACATATTGTACAGATAATGGTTATACATaattctaatcaatttcatactCATGCGATTATACGGCTTCAGGGTTCAGGGTGGACTATTCTAGTCATTCATATAAATTCCATCAAcagtgaccagctcggaaaccagattgcgtagcgaagaaggtacggtgggattcgaaatggtcggtgatctgtttgttcacttggctttcgaaaacTGTAGAATGGCATGGcatgatggatataggtctgcaacagtttgggtctagagtgtcacccgctttgaagagggggatgaccgcggcagctttccaatctttaggaatctcagaagatacgaaagagaggttgaacagaccaggtggaaagcaaggccagccgtagagagatgcttattgaaattctccattgtcgtggatttatcagtggtgacagtgtttcctagcctcagtgcagtgggcagctgggatgaggtgctcttattctgcatggactttacagtgtcccaaaactttttggaattagtgctgcaggatgcatatttctgtttgaaaaagctagcctttgctttcctaactgactgtgtgtattggtttctgacttccctgaaagtttcatatcgcggggactattcgatgctagtgcagtacaCCACggggtgtttttgtgctggtcgagggaagtcaggtctggagtgaaccaaggtgTCAGACGTCAATTGTTGTGCAACATCATGGCTACGCTGTTGGCATCACCTTTTAAAGTTTCtgctgttgtgggcctttaacCGTCTGacttgttgttcacacaggagagatacGGGACTaccgtggatcctctggggagcctcaacaacaacatgatgctgacgaggcagagaagagtctctccacatCAGAACACCTCAAGAAACTCCAGCGGAGACCCACAGGAAAGAAATCTCAttactgctctgactgtgggaaacgTTGCAGAACTTCATCAGAACTTAAAATACACCAGCgagtacacacaggagagaagccttattgctgtaatcaatgtgggaagagttttacgaCATCTAGCCATCTGAttgtacaccagagaacacacacaggagagaaatcttatagctgtgatcaatgtgggaagagttttattaCATCTAGCATTCTGACTAGACAccatagaacacacacaggagagaaatcttatagctgtgaccaatgtgggaagagttttattaCATCTGGCATTCTGACTAGACAccatagaacacacacaggagagaaaccttatagctgtgaccaatgtgggaagagttttaatACATCTAGCATTCTGACTAgacactatagaacacacacaggcgagaaatcttatagctgtgatca includes these proteins:
- the LOC124016469 gene encoding gastrula zinc finger protein XlCGF17.1-like, producing MLKKGRKDVSVKEEEEKEEEDAFRVKEEGDVTVKEEEEGDAVFGVKEEGEITVTLEDEELEIGDLINTREIRDYRGSSGEPQQQHDADEAEKSLSTSEHLKKLQRRPTGKKSHYCSDCGKRCRTSSELKIHQRVHTGEKPYCCNQCGKSFTTSSHLIVHQRTHTGEKSYSCDQCGKSFITSSILTRHHRTHTGEKSYSCDQCGKSFITSGILTRHHRTHTGEKPYSCDQCGKSFNTSSILTRHYRTHTGEKSYSCDQCGKSFVRSGNLTVHQRTHTGERPYSCGQCGMSYVRSDHLTVHQRTHTGEKPYSCDQCAKSFNTSSILTRHQRTHTGENLYDCDPCGKGFTTSC